The Echinicola rosea genome has a segment encoding these proteins:
- a CDS encoding 1-deoxy-D-xylulose-5-phosphate reductoisomerase, with translation MSSKKRVALLGSTGSIGTQALEVIKSHAEHFEVEVLTAQNNVDLLIQQALEFQPNAVVIANESHYPKLKEALEPHFIKVYAGEQALAQVVEMDSIDVVLTALVGYSGLLPTISAINAGKQIALANKETLVVAGELITNLAKEKGVNIYPVDSEHSAIFQCLVGEFHNPIEKLILTASGGPFRGKDRMFLESVTKEQALKHPNWDMGAKITIDSASLMNKGLEVIEAKWLFGVRPEQIDVVVHPQSIIHSLVQFEDGSIKAQLGLPDMRIPIQFALTYPDRLVSEFPRFDFMQYPSLDFEKPDMGTFKNLQLAFDALERGGNAPCVLNAANEVVVASFLSDRVGFLEMSDIIAETMSKVDFVRSPKLEDFVETDKVARIKAKELIKIKE, from the coding sequence ATGTCAAGTAAAAAACGCGTGGCCCTGTTGGGTTCTACAGGCAGCATCGGCACACAGGCACTCGAAGTGATCAAGAGCCATGCCGAGCATTTTGAAGTAGAAGTGCTGACGGCCCAGAATAATGTGGATTTATTGATCCAGCAAGCCTTGGAGTTTCAGCCCAATGCTGTGGTCATTGCCAATGAGTCGCACTATCCAAAGTTAAAGGAAGCCTTGGAGCCGCACTTTATCAAGGTGTATGCAGGAGAGCAGGCACTTGCACAGGTGGTGGAGATGGATTCCATTGACGTGGTGCTGACGGCCTTGGTGGGGTACTCGGGACTGCTGCCGACCATCAGTGCCATCAATGCCGGGAAGCAAATAGCCTTGGCCAATAAAGAAACCCTGGTGGTGGCAGGAGAGCTGATCACGAACTTGGCAAAGGAAAAAGGAGTGAACATTTATCCTGTGGATTCAGAGCACTCGGCCATTTTTCAGTGTTTGGTAGGCGAATTCCATAATCCAATTGAAAAATTGATTTTGACCGCTTCTGGAGGACCGTTTAGAGGAAAAGACCGAATGTTCCTCGAAAGTGTCACCAAGGAACAGGCCCTGAAGCACCCCAATTGGGACATGGGGGCCAAGATCACCATTGATTCGGCTTCACTGATGAACAAGGGACTTGAAGTGATCGAGGCAAAATGGCTTTTTGGTGTCCGGCCAGAGCAAATTGACGTAGTAGTACATCCGCAATCCATCATCCATTCGTTAGTACAATTTGAGGACGGAAGTATAAAGGCGCAACTTGGACTGCCGGATATGCGTATTCCTATTCAATTTGCCTTGACATATCCAGACCGGTTGGTGTCCGAATTTCCGCGATTTGACTTTATGCAGTATCCTTCTTTGGATTTTGAGAAGCCTGATATGGGGACGTTTAAAAATCTCCAGCTGGCCTTTGATGCCCTGGAACGGGGAGGGAATGCACCTTGTGTTCTCAATGCAGCCAATGAAGTCGTAGTGGCCTCATTTTTGAGCGATCGGGTAGGATTTCTGGAAATGTCCGATATCATCGCCGAAACCATGTCAAAAGTCGATTTTGTCCGTTCTCCTAAATTGGAGGATTTTGTAGAAACCGACAAGGTGGCAAGAATAAAAGCAAAAGAATTAATAAAGATTAAAGAATAA